The region CGATGGCTATACTCTCTTTATCTCGCTTACTCCGCTGATTTTTTCGAGTCGGGAGCAAATCTGCTCGAGATGCGAAGAGCTCTCAACCTCGAGCGTTATATCGGTAACGACCGAGCCGTCCTTTGAAAGACGCGAATTGACATAGGTCAGCAGCAGGTGCATCTGAGCGCAGATTTGCGTTATATCGGCAAGAAGTCCGTATCTGTCGTGCGCGACTATTTTAATCGAGGCGATGAAGCGCTCGTTCGCGCTCGCGGCCCAGGACGCGCGTAGAATCCGTTCATTGCCGTTGCTCTTTATGTGGTCGTTTATGACGCGGCAGTCTTTTCTGTGAACAGAAACGCCGTATCCGCGTGTGACGAATCCTATTATGTCGTCGCCCGGAACTGGGTTGCAGCATTTCGCGAACTTAACGAGGCAGTTGTCGAGTCCTTCTATGATAACGCCGCCGGAAACCTTTTTCTGAGAGGAAACCGTATGAGACTGAATCTCAACGTCGCGGAACTGCTTGGTGAACTCCTCTTTGATTTTCGGAATCATTCGCGATACGCTGATCCCGCCGTATCCGATAGCGTTATAAAGCTCCGTGGCGTTCGGATACTTATATATCTGCGCTATTCCGTTGAGGAAGTCTTCTCTGCTCTCTTCGGGAATACTCACAAGATTCGCCCGAAGCTCCGCCTCAAGCATGGATCTTCCCTGCTCTATGTTTTCCTCGCGGCGCTCTTTTTTGAACCACTGGCGTATCTTGTTTCTCGCTTCGCTTGTCTTGATCAGCTTCAGCCAGTCGCGGCTTGGCCCGTGTCCTTCGGCGGACGTGGTTATTATCGAAACAATATCGCCGTTCTGAAGTACGTAGTCGAACGGAACGATTTTTCCGCCGACTTTTGCGCCGACCATACTGTTGCCGACGCCGCTGTGGATGGCGTACGCGAAGTCAATAACGCACGAGCCTGCGGGAAGGTTTATGACGTCGCCTTTCGGCGTGAAAACGAAGACCTCGTCGAGCGAAAGATCGAGCTTCAGCGATTGCATAACGTCTTCCGGATCGTCGTCTTCCTGATTCTCAAGCAGCCTTCTTACCCATGCAAGACGCTCCTCGATATCCTTCGTATTCTTTTCCCCGGATTTATACTTCCAGTGCGCGGCTATTCCGTATTCAGCCGTATAGTGCATCTCCCAAGTGCGTATCTGGACCTCAAACGGAATACCTTCGCTGCCGACAACAGTGGTATGGATAGACTGATACATATTCGGCTTCGGCGTGGAAATATAGTCCTTGAATCGTGAGGTTATAGGCGTGAATTCGTCGTGAACGATGCCGAGTATCGCATAACAGTCGGCGACTGTATCAACGATGATTCTGTAAGCGAAAATATCGTATATCTCATCCAGAGATTTGCCCTGCATGAACATTTTGCGGTAGATGGAATATACGCTTTTGCGTCTGCCCTCGATGTGCAGCTTTATTCCGGAGCTTGAAAGACGGTCTTCGAGCTTGCGGCGTATGGACTCAAGTATTTTGTCGCGGGACTGACTGCGCTCCTCGAGCGCTTCTTCGATTTCGCGGCATCCTACGGGGTCGAGAACGTGAACGGCTCTGTCTTCCAGCTCGTGCTTCACGCGCTGTATTCCGAGACGGTGAGCGAGCGGCGCGAAAATCTCCATCGTTTCCTTTGCCTTGTCGCGCTGCTTTTGGGGATCGAGTCCTTCGATAGTACGCATGTTATGAAGCCGGTCGGCGAGCTTTATGATGATTACGCGGGCGTCCTTCGCCATCGCGATAAGCATCTTGCGCATATTTTCGACCTGTTGCTCGACATAAGTGAAATACGAGATCTGTCCGAGCTTTGTAACTCCGTCGACGAGCTCGGCGACCTGATCGCCGAACATCTTGCGGATATCCTCGATCGTCATATCGGTATCTTCGGCAACGTCATGGAGCAGAGCCGCCATTATGCTTTCGTTATCAAGGTTTATATCCGCGAGAATTACGGCAACCTCGACAGGATGGTGAATATAAAGCTCGCCTGTCTTTCTGCGCTGTTCACCGTGAGCTTTGGCTGCAGTTTCAAATGCAAGCTTGATCCTGTCATATTCATAAGGGAGCCCCGTGGAACGCAGTTTATCTTCCAGCTGCTTCCACATAGTTTCTAATTCAGTCATTTTGCTTTAGTCTCCTCAGTAGTTCTGAACGAGTCAGCTCGGTCTTCGGCGCGTCCTTTATAACGCTGTATTCAAGCGAAGAACCGCTATTCGATATATTCACGAGCGAAAGCTCTGAAAATACGGAAAGGATAATCAGAAGCTTGAGAGTTGAGATTTTTTCGCCGCCGACGGAAAGTTCGGCAGCAAATGCATCCGGACGAAGCGAGCCGTTTCCGGATCTAAGAAGCGCCCTGTAAACACGCTCAAAATCGGAAAAACACGGGAAGTCATTACCGTCCTCAAGCACGCCGCTTGTTTCAACCTTCCTGAAACGCTCCATATCCTCATCGAACGTGCCGGCAGATGAAATGTCTTTAACAACAATCTGCAGGTTTTCCTGACCGTTATATTCATTAATGCCGAGCGCAAACGCAATATCGACCGTATCTCCGGTCGAAACGTCAAGCGTTTCCGGAAGAGTATTGTAGAATATCGAGTCGAAACTGTTTACCCCGCAACGGAAAGTGACGCGGGTGTGTTTTTCGCCCACGACCTTCATATACGTCAGCTTCGCGTCGCGTATAACGAAAACGGGCTGCGGATTGCCTTCTCCGTATGGTTCAAGGACCCCTATATCCCGCACGGTGGCGATCGAAAGCTCCTCCGGATAAATCTCCGCGTCGATCTCAAGCCGCCTCACTGGTATTTCTATATGAGACGTTATATCGTTGATTCTTTTTCTGAATTCCTGAATCCTGCCCGTTTCTATCCCGAGACCGACCGCGTACTCATGACCGCCGAAGTTGGTCAGCATTTCCGCGCATTCTGATACGGCCTTATGTATTGAAAATCCGGAAACGCTTCTTCCCGAGCCCTTACCCGTTCCGTTTGCAAGAGTAAACAGAATCGCGGGTTTTTCATACTTCTCCGTTATTTTGGCTGCAACAATGCCGATAACGCCCTGATGCCAATTCTCGTTGAAAAGCACGATAATATTATCATCTTTATAGCTGTCGTCACTGTCTATCATCGATATAGCCTGGCGGAATATTTCCGCCTCTGTTTCCTGACGCTGTTTATTGAGGGAACAGAGCTTTTCCGCAATAAGTCCCGCGGTGTATGCGTCGTCTTCAAGAAGAAGTTTTAATGCTGTTTCCGCGCTTTCCATTCTGCCGGCAGCGTTCATTCTCGGCGCGAGAATGAACGAAACGGAGAAAGAATTAAAGCGCGACGGCGATACACCGGCCTTGTTCATAAGCTCCGTAAGTCCTACGTTCACACCGGATTGAATGTATTGCATCCCGTTGATTATAATGCGTCTGTTTTCTCCCGAAACGGGCATCATATCCGCAAGGGTACCGAGCGCAGCGAAAGCTATGTACTCATCATCACGATCGCTCACTCCGATTGCGCTGACGAGCTTATATGCAACACCTACGCCCGAAAGTTTCTGATTCGAATAGGTATCGCCCGGACGCTTGGGATTGATTACGGCAACACAGTCAGGAATGACTTCCCCGACCTCATGATGATCCGTAACGATCATGTCCAGACCTATCGAACGAGCATATTCGGCTTCTTCAACCGCGGTGATACCGCAGTCCA is a window of Clostridia bacterium DNA encoding:
- a CDS encoding bifunctional (p)ppGpp synthetase/guanosine-3',5'-bis(diphosphate) 3'-pyrophosphohydrolase, whose product is MTELETMWKQLEDKLRSTGLPYEYDRIKLAFETAAKAHGEQRRKTGELYIHHPVEVAVILADINLDNESIMAALLHDVAEDTDMTIEDIRKMFGDQVAELVDGVTKLGQISYFTYVEQQVENMRKMLIAMAKDARVIIIKLADRLHNMRTIEGLDPQKQRDKAKETMEIFAPLAHRLGIQRVKHELEDRAVHVLDPVGCREIEEALEERSQSRDKILESIRRKLEDRLSSSGIKLHIEGRRKSVYSIYRKMFMQGKSLDEIYDIFAYRIIVDTVADCYAILGIVHDEFTPITSRFKDYISTPKPNMYQSIHTTVVGSEGIPFEVQIRTWEMHYTAEYGIAAHWKYKSGEKNTKDIEERLAWVRRLLENQEDDDPEDVMQSLKLDLSLDEVFVFTPKGDVINLPAGSCVIDFAYAIHSGVGNSMVGAKVGGKIVPFDYVLQNGDIVSIITTSAEGHGPSRDWLKLIKTSEARNKIRQWFKKERREENIEQGRSMLEAELRANLVSIPEESREDFLNGIAQIYKYPNATELYNAIGYGGISVSRMIPKIKEEFTKQFRDVEIQSHTVSSQKKVSGGVIIEGLDNCLVKFAKCCNPVPGDDIIGFVTRGYGVSVHRKDCRVINDHIKSNGNERILRASWAASANERFIASIKIVAHDRYGLLADITQICAQMHLLLTYVNSRLSKDGSVVTDITLEVESSSHLEQICSRLEKISGVSEIKRV
- the recJ gene encoding single-stranded-DNA-specific exonuclease RecJ, with product MRKNWIVKSADKNAERSFMSDLGLSRVTASVLASRGFSDVSEAKEFLSPEIAYTDPMLMTDMDKAVERIRSAISSRETIGIIGDYDVDGITATAILYKYFTRAGVNTVYHIPSREGEGYGISKDTLGTMKERGCSLVISVDCGITAVEEAEYARSIGLDMIVTDHHEVGEVIPDCVAVINPKRPGDTYSNQKLSGVGVAYKLVSAIGVSDRDDEYIAFAALGTLADMMPVSGENRRIIINGMQYIQSGVNVGLTELMNKAGVSPSRFNSFSVSFILAPRMNAAGRMESAETALKLLLEDDAYTAGLIAEKLCSLNKQRQETEAEIFRQAISMIDSDDSYKDDNIIVLFNENWHQGVIGIVAAKITEKYEKPAILFTLANGTGKGSGRSVSGFSIHKAVSECAEMLTNFGGHEYAVGLGIETGRIQEFRKRINDITSHIEIPVRRLEIDAEIYPEELSIATVRDIGVLEPYGEGNPQPVFVIRDAKLTYMKVVGEKHTRVTFRCGVNSFDSIFYNTLPETLDVSTGDTVDIAFALGINEYNGQENLQIVVKDISSAGTFDEDMERFRKVETSGVLEDGNDFPCFSDFERVYRALLRSGNGSLRPDAFAAELSVGGEKISTLKLLIILSVFSELSLVNISNSGSSLEYSVIKDAPKTELTRSELLRRLKQND